A section of the Euwallacea fornicatus isolate EFF26 chromosome 12, ASM4011564v1, whole genome shotgun sequence genome encodes:
- the LOC136342613 gene encoding WASH complex subunit 2-like isoform X2 produces MSEDTDEWSTEQVIASAGNWSLAGDVAILNRLKNFSQGLLLEINLLNTKVDNLANNLELVGLKVDITKNEFHGLRNLKFIENRVYEDDETTEIESDKVPSKEPTEELKQNVLKHAILNGFKVVDKYYDKIEVDVSDSEGESNEKGYVLQPKDPYMDRPLPYLVGSDNWVKKQHIGLLISDESESEPDQEDVYSSSDSETYLPKNKALDSETSSELDFTSRTSDPIASSSLSNAEGFKRDDLYSYNDGSETSTSVSNKVPISKEQFAEQLASKLGDVITSKQTNEDTTSDSQSKPRQKLSNYESLFSDQPPPLEDLNKSILPKPVQQSLFGDDSDLFSENDSLLWGTTSKPTQKFSDDQKSSDVTPSFSKKVKVSKGLFSDSRSSSEEDMLAVTERRKLQSSAVHTNPYLPPSKSTIPFLADQPPGISPKKETQPNRRIPIGGVSIFGENTDIFGEKPVKFQSPLKEDELSTKTENSENFKSQNVIPKQSIKKVSLFDDSSDSSETEDVKPVKPELQVKGKLSPKPEKGKNIVSQSKTSQKTTIRKTNLFDDFSDASENDYITSAKPELPSADKLPPKTESIKTIEPQSGILKNSIKKISLFDDSSDSSDTDEIFSSKKDSLKYKSTENSSKGHSGIFEGLDDDFTPQENTDFKPCSIQKGSHPVVKKISLFDDHDEEDDDILKEEKDLFSGLSKKEVDAEHEIKSEKIDDLETPNHFDDLNQKPKEPKNDNTEKCLKDSEKFLVQPVEEHVSTGLVEPKNDDLFAEERNIGASQTGLSNEQTLKDVKHDSADVGTLSFEQQRDVINQVDFIDEGESEINIQGISDSTAYKGDSSPPAINLFDPTPPPVDWAALSDDSAESDRLSWTEGIFDQVVTNSSQLKSNIFDEAPPSLLGNQIEKTSSTRLDTDLSFAHDSSLTSPLSPDSSFDLPSSYDPFPEKVESGGIPHIESLDEISVNANVENKIISAGGDTEEKKGGSAFTKTVVPGKLKHNLNINVKALLPGKTVFNSRPVTGTSNSLDQLDESPVLSPTRDVTTSAPNRLSSMAKPKQEKISTKKGLGNSSFDELGGTQILHSITKDRARVPIKRRPSRRARHEAANTATISKEVPAWSISKTSSPNEESDLFTNENLGNRSVEETAKLKDRIMTEKNIELSAAKDEEKDTIFDKKNQVEPQVPKRETVASVEKPAPSEKQTSSRLFSDKSDDSDSDAGLFSSSKPKLPKTDCTKTSLFDSSGESSEEDLFGSKTSKNTSSIRKELVSDAKVEKKTREIKTANIKKLENKQVTDFDPLSGFK; encoded by the exons ATGTCAGAGGATACTGATGAATGGTCAACAGAGCAAGTGATTGCCAGTGCAGGGAACTGGTCACTCGCAGGGGATGTGGCAATAttaaatagattaaaaaatttttcacaa ggtcttttgttggaaataaatttgctaaatacaaaagttgataaCTTGGCAAATAACCTCGAGCTTGTGGGTTTGAAGGTTGATATTacaaaaaacgaatttcatgGATTGAGAAACTTGAAGTTCATCGAGAATAGAGTATATGAAGATGATGAAACCACTGAAATTGAATCAGATAAG GTCCCTTCAAAGGAACCTACTGAAGAGCTAAAacagaatgttttaaaacatgcaatattaaatggttttaaGGTGGTAGATAAGTATTATGATAAGATTGAAGTTGATGTAAGCGATAGTGAGGGAGAATCCAATGAAAAGGG ttatgttcTTCAACCCAAAGATCCCTACATGGACAGGCCATTACCATACCTCGTTGGATCTGACAATTGGGTTAAGAAGCAGCACATAGGGCTGCTAATTTCAGATGAATCTGAATCTGAACCGGACCAAGAAGACGTATATAGTAGTAGCGATTCAGAAACGTACTTGCCAAAGAATAAGGCATTG GATTCGGAAACAAGTTCGGAACTAGATTTCACTAGTCGAACTTCTGATCCCATTGCGAGTTCGTCCTTGAGTAATGCAGAAGGTTTCAAAAGAGATGACCTTTATTCTTACAATGACGGTTCCGAGACAAGTACCTCAGTGTCAAATAAG GTTCCAATATCAAAAGAGCAGTTTGCCGAACAGTTGGCTTCTAAACTTGGTGATGTAATAAcatcaaaacaaacaaatgaGGACACCACTTCAGATTCTCAATCGAAACCCAGACAGAAACTATCAAACTATG AAAGTTTATTCTCTGATCAACCGCCGCCACTGGAGGATCTCAACAAAAGTATTCTACCGAAACCAGTACAGCAAAGTTTATTTGGAGACGACAGCGATCTTTTCTCCGAGAACGATTCACTTCTTTGGGGTACCACTAGCAAACCAACTCAAAAGTTTTCAGATGACCAAAAATCATCAGATGTCACCCCCAGTTTCTCAAAAAAA GTCAAAGTTTCTAAAGGCTTGTTCAGCGATTCGCGAAGTTCTAGCGAAGAAGACATGCTAGCAGTTACAGAGAGGAGGAAGTTGCAAAGCTCAGCAGTTCACACGAATCCATATTTACCACCGTCGAAAAGCACTATTCCATTTTTAGCTGATCAGCCACCTGGCATTAGTCCAAAGAAGGAAACGCAACCCAATAGAAGG ATACCCATTGGAGGTGTATCGATTTTTGGGGAAAACACCGATATTTTTGGTGAAAAACCTGTGAAATTTCAATCGCCACTGAAAGAGGACGAGTTATCAACGAAAACAGAAAATagcgaaaatttcaaatctcaaAATGTAATCCCTAAACAATCTATTAAGAAAGTAAGTTTATTTGACGATTCTTCTGATTCTTCTGAAACCGAAGATGTAAAACCTGTTAAACCTGAATTGCAAGTGAAGGGTAAACTATCACCAAAACcagaaaagggaaaaaatattgtatcTCAAAGTAAGACATCTCAGAAAACAACAATTAGGAAAACAAACTTGTTCGATGATTTTTCTGATGCTTCTGAAAATGATTATATAACCTCTGCTAAACCCGAATTACCATCAGCAGATAAGTTGCCACCAAAAACAGAAAGTATCAAAACCATTGAACCTCAAAGCGGAATACTGAAAAACTCCATTAAGAAGATAAGTTTATTTGATGACTCTTCTGATTCTTCAGATActgatgaaatattttcttcaaaaaaagattctttgaaatataaatCCACCGAAAACTCAAGCAAAGGACATTCTGGAATATTTGAAGGTTTAGATGATGATTTTACACCGCAAGAAAACACAGATTTTAAACCATGCTCAATCCAAAAAGGCTCTCACCCAGTAGTCaagaaaatcagtttattCGATGATCATGATGAGGAGGATGACGACATACTAAAAGAAGAGAAAGACCTTTTTTCAGGCCTTTCCAAAAAGGAAGTGGATGCAGAGCATGAAATAAAATCAGAAAAGATTGATGATCTTGAGACGCCAAATCATTTTGATGATTTAAACCAAAAACCAAAGGAGCCAAAGAATGATAACACTGAGAAATGTCTTAAAGACTCTGAGAAATTTCTTGTACAACCTGTGGAAGAACATGTATCAACAGGCTTAGTAGAACCTAAGAATGATGATTTATTTGCTGAAGAGCGAAACATTGGAGCCAGTCAAACAGGTTTAAGTAATGAACAAACTTTAAAAGATGTGAAACATGACTCTGCAGATGTGGGCACTTTGAGTTTTGAGCAACAACGAGATGTAATAAATCAAGTAGATTTCATTGATGAAGGCGaaagtgaaataaatattcaaggaATCAGCGACAGTACTGCTTATAAAG GCGATTCAAGTCCTccagcaataaatttatttgatccAACACCTCCACCGGTGGATTGGGCAGCCTTATCAGATGATAGCGCTGAAAGCGATAGACTGTCGTGGACCGAGGGCATTTTTGACCAAGTTGTTACTAATTCATCTCAGTTAAAGTCGAACATTTTTGATGAAGCACCTCCAAGCCTTCTGGgaaatcaaattgaaaaaacgagTTCAACAAG ACTGGATACAGACCTCTCGTTCGCCCATGATTCATCACTTACCAGTCCGTTGTCACCTGATTCATCCTTTGATCTACCAAGTTCATATGATCCTTTTCCGGAAAAGGTCGAATCTGGAGGAATTCCTCATATAGAGAGTCTAGATGAGATCTCAGTAAACGCAAACGTggagaataaaattatctctGCTGGTGGTGatactgaagaaaaaaaaggcgGAAGTGCATTTACAAAAACGG TAGTCCCCGGTAAACTCAAGCACAATCTTAACATTAATGTGAAAGCGCTGCTGCCAgggaaaacagtttttaatagTAGACCTGTTACGGGAACTTCTAATTCTCTTGACCAGTTAGACGAATCGCCGGTTTTAAGTCCAACCAGAGATGTGACTACCTCAGCCCCTAACCGGCTTAGTTCAATGGCTAAACccaaacaagaaaaaatttctacGAAAAAAGGGCTTGGGAATTCGAGTTTTGATGAATTAGGGGGGACGCAGATACTACATAGTATTACAAAA GATCGAGCAAGGGTCCCAATAAAACGGAGACCTTCAAGAAGAGCTAGGCACGAAGCAGCAAATACAGCCACGATCAGTAAAGAAGTGCCAGCATGGAGCATTTCTAAAACGTCTAGTCCGAATGAAGAGTCAGATCTCTTTACAAATGAGAATTTAGGAAATCGTAGTGTAGAGGAAACAGCAAAATTAAAAGATCG GATAATGACTGAAAAGAATATTGAACTTTCTGCTGCAAAAGATGAAGAGAAAGAcacaatttttgacaaaaaaaatcaagtggaGCCACAGGTACCCAAAAGAGAAACCGTTGCATCTGTAGAAAAACCAGCACCCTCAGAGAAACAGACATCATCAAGGCTCTTCTCTGACAAATCTGACGACTCTGACAGTGACGCTGGATTATTCAGCAGCAGTAAGCCGAAGTTGCCGAAAACTGATTGTACTAAAACGAGTCTCTTTGATAGCTCTGGTGAAAGCAGCGAAGAAGATTTATTTGGCTCGAAGACATCAAAAAATACGTCATCTATCCGCAAAGAACTTG TTTCAGATGCAAAAGTAGAAAAGAAAACTAGAGAAATTAAGACGGCTAATATAAAGAAGTTGGAAAATAAACAAGTAACTGATTTTGACCCATTATCAGGATTTAAGTGA